From a single Microbacterium murale genomic region:
- a CDS encoding LysR family transcriptional regulator — protein MSDELELRLLRHFIVVAEELHFSRAAERLFIAQQALSRDIRRLEERVGTPLFDRSTRRVALTQAGRRLLPRAKELLGLHDLAMRELREEVPLVVDVVNSVFAPARVLDAARRRAPELEFFALYGSANSLADVIPDARRADVSFGWLRRPGSDLRSQSVRYERLAVLIPETHGLAALDEVPLEMLRDTRVCSRAGDHVTAGWVEATSQLLAPFGIDPTIGHPPVPGGDELAQHLRVRQAPILALMSQPPVADAVLRPIVDPIPLYPWTMTWRADVEHEGVRALREAAAELAASRGWLDIPDGAWLLEPGNRTILR, from the coding sequence ATGTCGGATGAACTGGAGCTGCGGCTGCTGCGGCACTTCATCGTCGTGGCGGAGGAACTGCACTTCAGCCGCGCCGCCGAGCGACTCTTCATCGCGCAGCAGGCACTCAGCCGCGACATCCGGCGTCTTGAGGAGCGGGTGGGAACGCCGCTGTTCGACCGGTCGACCCGACGCGTGGCGTTGACGCAGGCAGGACGCCGTCTGCTGCCGCGAGCCAAGGAGCTTCTCGGGTTGCACGACCTTGCCATGCGGGAGCTTCGGGAAGAGGTTCCGCTGGTCGTCGACGTCGTGAATTCCGTCTTCGCGCCGGCCCGAGTCCTGGACGCAGCACGGCGGCGGGCACCTGAACTCGAGTTCTTCGCGCTGTACGGCAGTGCCAACAGCCTCGCAGACGTGATCCCCGATGCGCGTCGTGCCGATGTGTCATTCGGGTGGTTGCGACGCCCCGGATCGGACCTGCGGTCGCAGTCGGTCAGATACGAGCGTCTCGCAGTGCTGATCCCCGAGACCCATGGCCTTGCCGCGCTCGACGAGGTCCCCCTCGAGATGCTGCGGGACACGCGGGTGTGCTCGAGAGCGGGAGACCATGTGACGGCGGGATGGGTGGAGGCGACGAGTCAGCTTCTCGCGCCGTTCGGCATCGATCCGACGATCGGGCACCCGCCGGTTCCCGGCGGCGACGAACTCGCCCAGCATCTGCGGGTCAGGCAGGCTCCGATTCTCGCCCTGATGTCGCAACCGCCGGTGGCCGATGCGGTGCTGCGTCCGATCGTCGATCCGATCCCGCTCTACCCGTGGACGATGACGTGGCGTGCCGACGTGGAGCACGAGGGTGTTCGTGCGTTGCGCGAAGCCGCAGCGGAGCTCGCGGCATCTCGAGGGTGGCTGGACATTCCGGACGGCGCCTGGCTCCTCGAGCCCGGGAACAGGACGATTCTCCGCTGA
- a CDS encoding DMT family transporter, translating to METNSRRLLHLWSAARWPLIAAIGPIVFGSTYWVTREFLPADSPLWGSAIRALPAGLVLLLVVRRLPRGAWWWRSIVLGTLNMGLFFCLVYVAAQLLPSSVAASITSVAPLMIAAFAWLILHERPSPRVLIGAGVGAAGVLLIVGTATGRLDIWGIAASFASMAMSALGAILMKRWNDGTPVLTVTAWQLLVGGIELTIVAALFEGPPPAVSPSELTAFAYVSLIATALGFFCWFSGFRHLPAGVVGVIGLLNPVTGVALGVLISGETLSALQMLGIGLVLGSIALVNARRSRTTPAATATDARNARV from the coding sequence ATGGAAACTAATTCGCGTCGACTGCTCCACCTCTGGAGTGCGGCACGGTGGCCGCTCATCGCCGCGATCGGACCGATCGTCTTCGGTTCCACCTATTGGGTCACACGTGAGTTCCTGCCGGCCGACTCGCCGCTCTGGGGGTCGGCCATTCGCGCACTGCCGGCCGGGCTCGTCCTGCTGCTCGTCGTCAGGCGACTCCCCCGCGGTGCCTGGTGGTGGCGATCCATCGTGCTCGGCACGTTGAACATGGGGCTGTTCTTCTGCCTGGTCTACGTGGCCGCTCAGCTGCTTCCCTCCAGCGTCGCGGCCTCCATCACCTCGGTGGCGCCACTGATGATCGCGGCGTTCGCCTGGCTGATCCTGCATGAGCGTCCGAGCCCGCGTGTCCTGATCGGCGCCGGCGTCGGCGCCGCAGGCGTGCTGCTCATCGTCGGCACCGCCACAGGACGGCTCGACATCTGGGGCATCGCAGCGTCGTTCGCGTCCATGGCGATGTCGGCCCTCGGGGCGATCCTCATGAAGCGTTGGAACGACGGCACGCCCGTCCTCACCGTCACGGCGTGGCAGCTGCTCGTCGGCGGCATCGAACTGACGATCGTCGCCGCACTGTTCGAGGGACCGCCGCCAGCCGTCTCCCCCAGTGAGCTCACTGCGTTCGCATACGTCAGCCTGATCGCGACCGCTCTCGGCTTCTTCTGCTGGTTCAGCGGCTTCCGGCATCTGCCCGCCGGTGTCGTCGGCGTGATCGGGCTGCTCAACCCCGTGACGGGTGTCGCACTCGGTGTGCTGATCAGCGGCGAGACGCTCAGCGCACTGCAGATGCTGGGCATCGGCCTCGTACTGGGCAGCATCGCGCTGGTCAATGCCAGGCGCAGCCGAACGACGCCGGCGGCGACGGCGACCGATGCTCGGAACGCGCGAGTGTGA
- a CDS encoding MarR family winged helix-turn-helix transcriptional regulator yields MLEIDRVARFVEQWREQRPDLDPSPMAIIGRMRRVSDDFTASLIENYRRFGIGEGEFDVLCALRRAGDPFALPQGEIAEHTMVTAGATSKRVDRLMAGGLVSRQPLAVDGRGRVVTLTGRGRALIDEMYPIHLATEEALLAPLDATERAQLEALLVKLAIG; encoded by the coding sequence ATGCTTGAGATCGATCGAGTCGCGCGTTTCGTCGAGCAATGGCGCGAGCAGCGTCCCGATCTCGATCCGAGCCCGATGGCGATCATCGGACGGATGCGGCGGGTCTCGGATGACTTCACCGCCTCGCTCATCGAGAACTATCGCCGGTTCGGGATCGGCGAGGGGGAGTTCGACGTGCTGTGCGCGCTGCGTCGCGCGGGCGACCCGTTCGCCCTGCCGCAGGGTGAGATCGCGGAGCACACCATGGTGACCGCAGGGGCGACATCGAAGCGGGTGGACCGCCTGATGGCCGGCGGCCTGGTCTCACGGCAGCCGCTCGCCGTCGACGGACGTGGTCGTGTCGTGACATTGACGGGGCGTGGACGTGCCTTGATCGACGAGATGTATCCCATCCACCTGGCGACCGAAGAGGCGTTGCTCGCGCCGCTGGACGCGACTGAACGCGCTCAGCTCGAAGCGCTGCTGGTCAAGCTCGCCATCGGCTGA
- a CDS encoding FUSC family protein, whose product MSLFAFGPSPGPRWQLGLQAALGLAVPITVMTLVGLPVLGFIAASGAFTVLFAGFSPVVERAKVLPFVGAGLIASAVLGVLVAGDPWLVSVGVVVVAIVSAALAFGFRLGPPGPLFFVLVFGLSAHVIAGSKISPLAYIAAFAAGCVFSYLVTLTPLLLPTVRAKRARPLRDLLPGPALDAGARTLLVRVAIVSVLGVLLGLIVDPGRSYWIVGAAVAVIGVAAARRAAFQRGLHRMLGTVVGVGAYALLSLLHPSGLWLALLLGTLQFTIELVVIRNYALALVFITPLVLLLTGAATGEIGSMEVAWERIVDTLVGAALGAASGVLHPRASKQN is encoded by the coding sequence GTGAGTCTCTTCGCCTTCGGCCCGTCGCCCGGTCCTCGTTGGCAGCTGGGACTTCAGGCGGCGCTCGGGCTCGCCGTGCCGATCACGGTCATGACGCTGGTCGGGCTGCCGGTCCTCGGCTTCATCGCCGCTTCCGGCGCCTTCACGGTGCTGTTCGCGGGGTTCTCACCCGTTGTCGAGCGCGCGAAGGTACTGCCGTTCGTCGGTGCGGGGCTGATCGCCAGCGCTGTGCTCGGCGTTCTCGTGGCGGGCGATCCGTGGCTCGTGAGCGTCGGCGTCGTGGTCGTCGCGATCGTCAGTGCAGCTCTGGCGTTCGGGTTCAGGCTGGGTCCGCCGGGACCGCTGTTCTTCGTGCTGGTGTTCGGGTTGTCCGCCCATGTGATCGCCGGCTCGAAGATCTCACCGCTTGCATACATCGCGGCGTTCGCAGCCGGTTGCGTGTTCTCGTACCTCGTGACTCTGACACCTCTGCTGCTGCCGACGGTGCGGGCGAAACGGGCGCGTCCGCTGCGCGACCTGCTGCCGGGTCCGGCGCTGGATGCGGGCGCTCGCACTCTGCTGGTTCGCGTCGCCATCGTCTCCGTGCTCGGAGTGCTTCTCGGCCTGATCGTCGACCCGGGCCGGAGTTACTGGATCGTCGGCGCGGCCGTCGCAGTGATCGGTGTGGCCGCGGCCCGCAGAGCGGCATTCCAACGCGGTCTGCACCGGATGCTGGGCACAGTGGTCGGCGTCGGCGCATACGCTCTGCTCTCGCTGCTGCATCCGTCCGGGCTGTGGCTTGCGCTCCTGCTCGGCACGCTGCAATTCACGATCGAGCTCGTCGTCATCCGCAACTACGCCCTCGCGCTGGTGTTCATCACGCCGCTCGTGCTGCTGCTCACCGGAGCGGCGACCGGGGAGATCGGGTCGATGGAGGTCGCGTGGGAGCGGATCGTGGACACTCTCGTCGGAGCGGCGCTCGGCGCAGCATCCGGTGTTCTGCATCCGCGGGCGTCGAAGCAGAACTGA
- the erm gene encoding 23S ribosomal RNA methyltransferase Erm, translating into MRPRSHTGGRHELGQNFLIHRPTLQRITTLTAATDGPILEIGAGDGALTRHLARLGRDLRAIDIDVRRVDRLRSRVHGASIHHADAMHEPLTRPVIVGNIPFHLTTPLLRRLMDAEGWQHAILLTQWEVARKRAGVGGATMMTAQAGPWYTFRLHDRVPARHFRPMPAVDGGILSIERRASPLIDHRERRRFERFVGAVFRSPGNGIRQILRGIGHPPQGIVRALGEAGVARAALPRDLSPAQWACLWRLLDEGVRRKGGQ; encoded by the coding sequence TTGCGACCTCGATCCCATACCGGTGGCCGACACGAACTCGGCCAGAACTTTCTCATCCACCGCCCGACGCTGCAGCGCATCACGACGCTGACCGCAGCCACCGACGGTCCGATCCTCGAGATCGGTGCCGGCGACGGTGCTCTCACGCGGCACCTCGCCCGATTGGGGCGGGACCTCCGCGCCATCGACATCGATGTGCGACGTGTGGACCGGCTGCGCAGCCGCGTCCACGGGGCCAGCATCCATCACGCCGATGCCATGCACGAGCCGCTGACCCGACCGGTGATCGTCGGGAACATCCCGTTCCACCTGACGACACCGCTGCTGCGCAGGTTGATGGACGCGGAGGGATGGCAGCACGCGATCCTCCTCACCCAGTGGGAGGTCGCACGCAAGCGCGCCGGCGTCGGAGGTGCGACCATGATGACAGCTCAGGCCGGCCCCTGGTACACCTTCCGTCTGCACGACCGCGTTCCGGCGCGCCACTTCCGCCCGATGCCGGCGGTGGACGGCGGCATACTCTCGATCGAGCGCCGCGCATCTCCACTCATCGACCATCGTGAGCGGCGCCGTTTCGAACGATTCGTCGGCGCCGTCTTCCGAAGTCCTGGCAACGGCATCCGGCAGATCCTCCGCGGGATCGGACATCCGCCGCAGGGCATAGTTCGGGCGCTCGGTGAAGCCGGTGTCGCACGAGCGGCACTGCCGAGAGATCTCTCGCCCGCACAGTGGGCATGTCTGTGGCGACTCCTCGACGAGGGCGTCCGGAGGAAGGGAGGACAATAG